The Luteolibacter rhizosphaerae genome window below encodes:
- a CDS encoding FimB/Mfa2 family fimbrial subunit encodes MKLNHKLATCLVMAGCLGAVAQASPAGAENDAYEMAVRQTQAGFTIYPGASGNLQPGEKTMPLMMPVTAGVTYTFLIGVDERVADVDLYVFDEQGNEILVDDRTDRRAGTKFVAPYTGTALVTVLMNSTRLNRETGKYHGLASWALLVGTRGGPQQERYKPTNLPGDNNEKARDTEPKTEQGITD; translated from the coding sequence ATGAAACTCAATCACAAGCTCGCAACATGTCTCGTGATGGCGGGATGCCTTGGAGCTGTCGCCCAAGCCAGCCCTGCCGGCGCGGAGAACGACGCTTACGAGATGGCAGTCCGTCAGACACAAGCCGGCTTCACCATCTACCCCGGCGCTTCAGGCAACCTGCAACCCGGCGAGAAGACGATGCCCTTGATGATGCCTGTTACCGCGGGCGTTACCTACACCTTCCTCATCGGCGTGGACGAGCGGGTCGCGGACGTGGACCTCTACGTCTTCGACGAGCAAGGCAATGAGATCCTTGTCGACGACCGCACCGACCGTCGCGCGGGAACCAAGTTTGTCGCTCCTTACACGGGCACGGCTCTGGTCACCGTCCTGATGAACAGCACCCGCCTGAATCGCGAGACCGGCAAGTATCACGGCCTGGCCAGCTGGGCGCTGCTCGTCGGCACTCGTGGCGGTCCGCAACAGGAGCGTTACAAGCCAACGAACCTGCCGGGCGACAACAATGAGAAGGCCCGCGACACGGAGCCGAAGACCGAACAAGGAATCACCGACTGA
- a CDS encoding carboxypeptidase regulatory-like domain-containing protein, which produces MKAYKLGLLASLALAGSSLAGGIQGRILDDNGNPRSGVTVSVKGYRQTTTTDSNGYYTLQLPAQADGTRVNFYVKGTFAVNVLVPVGSANSTVDVTLVRR; this is translated from the coding sequence ATGAAAGCTTACAAGCTCGGACTCCTCGCGTCCCTGGCTCTCGCCGGCTCTTCGCTGGCGGGCGGCATTCAAGGCCGGATTCTGGACGACAACGGCAACCCGCGCTCCGGCGTCACCGTTTCGGTGAAGGGTTACCGCCAGACGACCACGACGGACTCCAACGGTTACTACACGCTCCAACTGCCCGCACAGGCGGATGGCACGCGCGTGAACTTCTACGTGAAAGGCACCTTCGCCGTGAACGTCCTCGTTCCGGTTGGAAGCGCCAATTCCACGGTGGATGTGACCTTGGTCCGCCGCTAA
- a CDS encoding helix-turn-helix domain-containing protein — protein sequence MNSPLPHVSAAPPLDGRGLIRLKEAREHLERQMVSDSLARNGGSITAAANELGISRTVICELIAKLGIAAA from the coding sequence ATGAACTCCCCTTTGCCCCATGTCTCCGCTGCCCCTCCTCTGGATGGGCGGGGCCTGATCAGGCTCAAGGAAGCCCGCGAACACTTGGAGCGCCAGATGGTCAGCGACTCGCTTGCCCGGAATGGCGGGAGCATCACCGCCGCCGCGAACGAGCTCGGAATCTCCCGCACCGTTATCTGCGAACTGATCGCCAAGCTTGGCATCGCCGCCGCCTGA